In Arcobacter sp. F2176, the following are encoded in one genomic region:
- a CDS encoding fumarate reductase cytochrome b subunit, producing MSDLIEGYLGKTVEGKKSRTPAKLDYLQSATGLFLGLFMWGHMLFVSTILVSKDFMYSVTKFFEASFIFNEGQPIIVSAIAFFVFVVFISHAAMGMRKLPANFKQYQVMKAHANSMAHEDTKLWFVQAFTGFAMFFLGSVHLYIIMTQADAIGPYASADRVWSNWMWPLYILLLLAVEFHGTIGLYRLAVKWGWFDGKDPKASRKKLKAYKKILTVFFLVLGFATLAAYMKIGMDHAAAGKVGERYTPTAQVMEYKINNGRVA from the coding sequence ATGAGTGACCTAATAGAAGGTTATTTAGGCAAAACAGTTGAAGGGAAGAAAAGTAGAACTCCTGCAAAATTAGATTATTTGCAAAGTGCGACGGGATTATTCCTTGGTCTATTTATGTGGGGACATATGCTATTTGTCTCAACAATTTTAGTCAGTAAAGATTTTATGTATTCAGTTACAAAATTCTTTGAAGCTAGTTTTATTTTCAATGAGGGGCAACCTATAATTGTTTCTGCAATTGCATTTTTTGTATTTGTAGTATTTATTTCACATGCTGCAATGGGTATGAGAAAATTACCAGCTAATTTCAAACAATATCAAGTGATGAAAGCACATGCAAATAGCATGGCTCATGAAGATACAAAATTGTGGTTTGTTCAAGCATTTACTGGTTTTGCAATGTTCTTTTTAGGTTCAGTTCACTTATATATTATTATGACTCAAGCAGATGCAATCGGACCATATGCAAGTGCAGATAGAGTTTGGTCTAACTGGATGTGGCCTTTATATATTCTTTTACTATTAGCAGTTGAATTCCATGGAACTATTGGATTATATAGACTTGCTGTTAAATGGGGATGGTTTGACGGTAAAGATCCAAAAGCTTCAAGAAAAAAATTAAAAGCTTATAAAAAAATTCTTACAGTGTTCTTTTTAGTTTTAGGTTTCGCTACATTAGCAGCTTATATGAAAATTGGTATGGATCACGCAGCTGCAGGAAAAGTTGGGGAAAGATATACTCCAACAGCACAAGTAATGGAATATAAAATAAATAATGGGAGAGTGGCATAA
- a CDS encoding P-loop NTPase fold protein: MLIKHTSTIDNLERDQDIEFFTTLLNSITESYVISLEAPWGSGKSFFIKLWETHLITNSYTCITFNAWENDFTENPFLTIIGEISTAIEKKKNLENPIQRRFARVKKHAAPIAKHVVKLGVKLTTGISLNLDDNDVEKDIGESIGNITASYVEQYQESKKSISKFKESLQEFTNDIKESTEKPLVIFIDELDRCRPDYTIGVLETIKHFFNTKNIIFILAVDRKALKNSVASVFSSEINVDNYLRKFVDISLNLPVRNIASYTKNIANQTFSINCDRTINLFAEISALNNANLRTIEQTLSFYKMIIITKNYESEYKRELLGFLIALKVYYPEKYQQLKDNKVFQVIKDIASNTSLKKLLQEKEIIYAMLFGASVPKSKFNNLRTIFNNICLSPDEQRRSIVMDYTDIPFTEETLEEILKELEIKKYNIRNRLDTDGKISFLFISRLSEILSDIDFVENYST; this comes from the coding sequence ATGCTAATAAAACATACATCAACTATAGATAATCTAGAAAGAGATCAAGATATTGAATTTTTCACAACGCTATTAAATAGTATTACGGAATCATATGTTATAAGTCTTGAAGCACCTTGGGGTTCTGGCAAGTCTTTTTTTATTAAATTGTGGGAAACACATTTAATAACTAATTCATATACTTGCATTACATTTAATGCTTGGGAGAATGATTTTACAGAAAATCCATTCTTAACCATTATTGGTGAAATTTCTACAGCTATTGAAAAAAAGAAAAATTTAGAAAATCCAATTCAAAGACGATTTGCAAGAGTAAAAAAACATGCTGCACCAATAGCAAAACATGTAGTTAAACTAGGTGTAAAGTTAACTACTGGAATATCATTAAATTTAGATGATAATGATGTAGAAAAAGATATTGGAGAAAGTATTGGAAATATAACAGCTTCATATGTAGAACAATATCAAGAATCAAAAAAGTCAATTTCTAAATTTAAAGAATCTTTGCAGGAATTTACTAATGACATAAAAGAGTCTACTGAAAAACCTCTTGTGATTTTTATAGATGAATTAGATAGATGTAGACCTGACTATACAATTGGAGTCCTCGAGACAATAAAACATTTTTTTAATACTAAAAATATTATTTTCATACTTGCAGTAGATAGAAAAGCACTAAAGAACTCAGTAGCATCGGTATTTAGCAGTGAAATTAATGTAGATAACTATCTTAGAAAATTTGTAGATATAAGTTTAAATCTTCCAGTAAGAAATATTGCATCATATACGAAAAATATAGCAAATCAAACATTCTCTATAAACTGTGACCGAACTATTAATCTATTTGCAGAAATTTCTGCTTTAAACAATGCAAATCTTAGAACTATAGAACAAACATTATCTTTTTATAAAATGATTATTATCACAAAAAATTATGAAAGTGAATATAAAAGAGAACTTCTAGGTTTTTTAATAGCACTTAAAGTATATTATCCAGAAAAATATCAACAACTAAAAGATAATAAAGTTTTTCAAGTTATAAAAGATATTGCATCTAATACTTCACTAAAAAAACTATTACAGGAAAAAGAAATTATATATGCAATGTTATTTGGTGCAAGTGTACCAAAATCGAAATTTAATAATTTGCGCACAATTTTTAACAATATTTGCTTAAGCCCTGATGAACAAAGAAGATCTATTGTAATGGATTATACTGATATTCCATTTACAGAAGAAACTTTAGAAGAAATTTTAAAAGAATTAGAAATTAAAAAATATAATATTAGAAATAGACTTGATACTGACGGAAAGATATCATTCCTTTTTATTTCAAGACTATCCGAAATATTATCTGATATTGATTTTGTAGAAAATTATTCAACATAA
- a CDS encoding dynamin family protein, translated as MSLVNDYFLLYHGKTCEQKITYGTEHYKNRDEFFEVAALVLAPTRKDYEKYISLDSFKKLITHVTNKKVKSLDELNQLQYCIIDSIENDTKNCQIEKLHESLEYLKKERILDSSNFNKLISLFDPKELGLCDEDSKDDHIQIDESKSFKEIKIDFENLIIELEEIFQSQEYKEELANTKEYLENQKFSIGITGVMNAGKSTMLNALMGKEILGSAVVPETANLTIVKHGTPEANVFYWNKEEWNRIEQSGKQLESIKEFVHETKKIFGDEINNYIQEDSYSEKVDINNLAAYTSAEASGKKCNLVKYVELKSDLRFLEDGIEIVDTPGLDDPVIQREEITKEYLNQCDLMIHLMNVSQSATLKDVEFIIDALLYQNITKLLIVITRADTVEKEQLQEVIDYTKTSIEAQLKAQNKDSQLDYILRNIKFIPISGMMALYHRTGREKKALDAGFKVEDTGILDIENYLEETLFGKSSSKTDLIIKGIKTQLRKTIEKEIKSFNYELILLGKSKEELEEDLKDFAKKKSTNESIFEAMNEDIVVYKNDAKSYILTLETFLENELLDLQEIIRKRVFSDVKYSFEKTKKRPESKRIKSIVETAIKDGIVDVIRDYRYKFIKKSQNIGEVFEQKYQEMGFTIGHKNENFDARGFFENDFKTGFLTSSNEVLINKITNEVSKSKDSKLGELDRNLQEFIKEEFEPIEKNIKEKAQNVSQILIDNFFTQISEPLKVFEKKLIKDEKALQDRISSFEENDSQKDELTIEIHKKVKKLETFSRELKA; from the coding sequence ATGTCATTAGTTAACGATTATTTTTTGCTTTATCATGGTAAAACTTGTGAGCAGAAAATTACATATGGAACAGAGCACTACAAAAATAGAGATGAGTTTTTTGAAGTAGCAGCATTAGTACTAGCCCCTACAAGAAAAGATTATGAAAAGTATATATCATTAGATAGTTTTAAAAAATTAATTACCCATGTTACAAACAAAAAAGTAAAAAGTTTAGATGAGTTAAATCAACTACAATATTGCATAATAGATTCAATTGAAAATGATACAAAAAACTGTCAAATTGAGAAACTTCATGAGAGTTTAGAGTATCTAAAAAAAGAGCGTATTTTAGACTCTTCAAATTTTAATAAACTAATATCTCTTTTTGATCCTAAAGAACTAGGACTTTGTGATGAAGATTCAAAAGATGATCATATTCAAATTGATGAATCAAAATCATTTAAAGAAATAAAAATTGATTTTGAAAACCTAATAATAGAATTAGAAGAAATTTTTCAATCACAAGAGTATAAAGAAGAATTAGCAAATACAAAAGAATATCTAGAAAATCAGAAGTTCTCAATAGGAATTACAGGTGTTATGAATGCTGGTAAATCTACAATGCTAAATGCTCTAATGGGAAAAGAGATTCTAGGTAGTGCAGTAGTTCCAGAAACAGCAAATTTGACTATTGTAAAGCATGGTACACCAGAAGCAAATGTTTTTTATTGGAATAAAGAAGAGTGGAATAGAATTGAACAATCAGGAAAACAATTAGAGTCAATCAAAGAGTTTGTACATGAAACTAAAAAAATATTTGGTGATGAAATAAATAATTATATACAAGAAGATTCATATAGCGAAAAAGTTGATATTAATAATCTTGCAGCTTATACATCAGCAGAAGCCAGTGGTAAAAAATGTAATTTAGTAAAATATGTTGAACTAAAATCTGATTTAAGATTTTTAGAAGATGGAATAGAAATCGTTGATACTCCAGGATTAGATGACCCTGTAATTCAAAGAGAAGAGATAACAAAAGAGTATTTAAATCAATGTGATTTAATGATTCACTTAATGAATGTATCCCAAAGTGCGACATTAAAAGATGTAGAGTTTATAATAGACGCCCTACTTTATCAAAATATAACAAAACTTTTAATCGTAATAACAAGAGCAGATACTGTTGAAAAAGAGCAATTACAAGAAGTAATAGACTACACAAAAACTTCCATTGAAGCTCAATTAAAAGCTCAAAATAAAGATAGCCAGCTAGATTATATACTTAGAAATATAAAATTTATACCAATTTCTGGAATGATGGCATTGTACCATCGAACAGGAAGAGAAAAGAAAGCATTAGATGCTGGCTTTAAAGTAGAAGATACAGGTATTTTAGACATTGAAAACTATCTTGAAGAAACACTATTTGGTAAAAGCTCCTCAAAAACTGATTTGATAATAAAAGGTATTAAAACTCAACTTAGAAAAACAATAGAAAAAGAGATAAAATCTTTTAATTATGAATTGATTTTATTAGGTAAATCAAAAGAAGAATTAGAAGAAGATTTAAAGGACTTTGCAAAGAAAAAATCTACAAATGAATCAATTTTTGAAGCAATGAATGAAGACATTGTTGTATATAAAAATGATGCCAAAAGTTATATTCTTACCTTAGAAACATTTTTGGAAAATGAGCTTTTAGATTTACAAGAGATTATTAGAAAAAGAGTTTTTTCAGATGTTAAATACTCTTTTGAAAAGACTAAGAAAAGACCAGAGTCAAAAAGAATCAAAAGTATCGTTGAAACAGCTATAAAAGATGGAATTGTAGATGTTATTAGAGACTATAGATACAAATTTATTAAAAAGTCTCAGAATATTGGTGAAGTATTTGAACAAAAATATCAAGAAATGGGATTTACTATTGGGCATAAAAATGAAAATTTTGATGCTAGAGGATTCTTTGAAAATGATTTTAAAACAGGGTTTTTAACATCATCAAATGAGGTATTAATAAATAAAATAACAAATGAAGTTTCAAAAAGTAAAGATTCAAAACTAGGTGAATTAGATAGAAATTTACAAGAGTTTATAAAAGAAGAGTTTGAACCAATCGAAAAAAATATAAAAGAAAAAGCTCAAAATGTCTCACAAATTTTAATTGATAATTTCTTTACACAAATTTCTGAACCACTTAAAGTTTTTGAGAAAAAATTAATAAAAGATGAAAAAGCTTTACAAGACAGAATCTCTTCATTTGAAGAAAATGACTCACAAAAAGATGAATTAACTATAGAAATTCACAAAAAAGTCAAAAAACTTGAAACATTTAGTAGGGAGCTTAAAGCATGA
- a CDS encoding dynamin family protein, translating into MSILNSFVKEYSDKFFEKEEVFETGLVGDIKKVSVKLMDEKFHPSFQLKSILDKQLRRARYPMEVAITGQFSSGKSTFLNALLSKNILPTGITPVTSKVNFLNYGEEYKLKITYYSGAQEYAPIEAIADFTDQRKSEMSEIKYLTLYAPMDILKDISFVDTPGLNSQSQSDTDTTRKVLRDVGGIIWLTLIDNAGKKSEAEVLEEYMEQFKNKSLCVLNQKDKFTQEQIETTTKYVREKFSKYFAQVTPISAKMALQARAHDKDVLMNDEYEKFISEFKNDLKNNEVESLNFFENKFTEYKNKISKINLQDSKDNIKLQEESNIQKVIDFIENTIRPQALESKEFAIKRDLMGICDILVSEYQNILGVYDNLVEILKSSENDVLNALDNIHKKYSKELFAIYNSLEAIMEKMAHETFKNIKTVKANRYENKTGFLNKENYAKIEYNTYWIDSDNVYKNLFYDDQTIDKMFKKSIKDLKQIELSADESFRDVYRTIKSNVHRWQEPYELIKKNRDVASDVEFSTTRHFAAKVYENVLISYHRAILENISALRKKFAYFNGALSYSYIQTTQATIAHFEQQIAESIILYEKEPTKFTVYHPREDEILTKLKANFGFEKIEDFLTSKRNYLFKIIKYSKEQYLEINEERINFVESRKGEYIDKIEDLKKIKDEI; encoded by the coding sequence ATGAGTATCTTAAATAGTTTTGTAAAAGAGTACAGCGATAAGTTTTTTGAAAAAGAAGAGGTATTTGAAACTGGATTAGTAGGTGATATAAAAAAAGTAAGTGTAAAGCTTATGGATGAAAAGTTTCACCCATCTTTTCAATTAAAATCTATATTAGATAAACAATTAAGACGAGCAAGATACCCTATGGAAGTTGCAATTACTGGACAATTTTCTTCAGGTAAATCTACATTTTTAAATGCCCTACTTTCAAAAAATATTTTGCCAACAGGAATTACTCCTGTTACTTCAAAAGTTAACTTTTTAAATTATGGAGAAGAGTATAAATTAAAAATAACTTATTACTCAGGTGCTCAAGAATATGCCCCTATTGAAGCAATAGCTGACTTTACAGATCAAAGAAAGAGTGAGATGAGTGAGATCAAGTATCTTACACTTTATGCGCCTATGGACATATTAAAAGATATCTCTTTTGTAGATACTCCAGGACTTAATTCTCAAAGTCAAAGTGATACAGATACCACAAGAAAAGTACTAAGAGATGTGGGTGGTATTATTTGGCTAACACTTATAGATAATGCAGGTAAAAAATCTGAAGCAGAAGTACTAGAAGAGTATATGGAACAATTTAAAAATAAATCTCTATGTGTACTTAATCAAAAAGACAAATTTACCCAAGAACAAATTGAAACTACAACAAAATATGTAAGGGAAAAATTCTCTAAATATTTTGCCCAAGTTACTCCCATCTCAGCTAAAATGGCACTTCAAGCTAGAGCTCATGATAAAGATGTTTTAATGAATGATGAATATGAAAAATTCATCAGTGAATTTAAAAATGATTTAAAAAATAACGAAGTTGAATCTTTAAACTTTTTTGAAAATAAATTTACAGAATATAAAAATAAAATATCAAAAATAAATCTTCAAGACTCAAAAGATAATATAAAACTTCAAGAAGAATCAAATATACAAAAAGTAATCGATTTTATAGAAAATACAATAAGACCTCAAGCCTTAGAATCAAAAGAGTTTGCTATTAAAAGAGACCTTATGGGGATTTGCGATATTTTAGTAAGTGAATATCAAAATATCCTAGGAGTATATGATAATCTAGTAGAAATTCTGAAATCATCAGAAAATGATGTGTTAAATGCCTTAGACAATATTCACAAAAAATACTCTAAAGAGCTATTTGCCATTTACAACTCATTAGAAGCTATTATGGAAAAAATGGCACATGAAACATTTAAAAATATCAAAACAGTAAAAGCAAATAGATACGAAAATAAAACAGGCTTTTTAAATAAAGAAAACTATGCAAAAATAGAATACAATACATATTGGATAGACAGTGATAATGTATATAAAAACCTATTTTATGACGACCAAACAATTGACAAAATGTTTAAAAAATCAATTAAAGATTTAAAACAAATAGAACTAAGTGCAGACGAATCATTTAGAGATGTTTATCGAACAATAAAAAGTAATGTTCACAGATGGCAAGAACCGTATGAATTAATTAAAAAAAATAGAGATGTTGCTTCAGATGTAGAGTTTTCAACAACAAGACACTTTGCAGCAAAAGTTTATGAAAATGTACTAATTTCATACCATAGAGCAATATTAGAAAATATTTCAGCACTTAGAAAAAAGTTTGCATATTTTAATGGTGCCTTATCATATAGCTATATTCAAACGACACAAGCTACTATTGCTCACTTTGAACAACAAATAGCTGAATCAATAATATTATATGAAAAAGAACCAACAAAATTTACAGTATATCATCCAAGAGAAGATGAGATACTAACAAAATTAAAAGCAAATTTTGGATTTGAAAAAATTGAAGACTTTTTAACTTCAAAAAGAAACTATTTATTTAAAATTATAAAATATTCAAAAGAACAATATCTAGAAATAAATGAAGAGAGAATAAACTTTGTTGAATCAAGAAAAGGTGAATATATAGATAAAATCGAGGATTTGAAAAAGATAAAAGATGAAATTTAA
- a CDS encoding fumarate reductase iron-sulfur subunit: MSDHKGREVTIKVLKFNPRSKISKPHYVEYKLEETPGMTLFIALMKIREEHDADLSFDFVCRAGICGSCGMVVNGKPALACRTLIANYPDGVITLLPMPAFELIKDLSVNTGKWMDAMSNRVESWIHTNHKPDITKIEEKIDPDIADQTFELDRCIECGICVASCGTMLMRPDFVGPVGLNRIARFEVDPHDNRTAEDFYELVGDDNGIFGCMSLMACEDHCPKHLPLQNKIAYLRRRLVALR; encoded by the coding sequence ATGAGTGACCACAAAGGTAGAGAAGTTACTATAAAAGTACTTAAATTTAATCCAAGAAGTAAAATTTCTAAACCTCATTATGTAGAGTATAAATTAGAAGAGACACCAGGTATGACTCTTTTTATTGCACTAATGAAAATTAGAGAAGAGCATGATGCAGATTTATCTTTTGACTTCGTTTGTAGAGCTGGTATTTGTGGATCTTGTGGAATGGTAGTTAATGGAAAACCTGCACTTGCGTGTAGAACACTAATTGCTAATTATCCAGATGGAGTTATTACTTTACTTCCAATGCCTGCATTCGAACTAATTAAAGATTTATCAGTTAATACAGGTAAATGGATGGATGCAATGTCTAATAGAGTTGAATCATGGATTCATACAAATCATAAACCAGACATCACAAAAATCGAAGAAAAAATTGACCCAGATATTGCAGATCAAACATTTGAATTAGATAGATGTATTGAGTGTGGAATTTGTGTTGCTTCTTGCGGAACAATGTTAATGAGACCTGATTTTGTTGGTCCTGTTGGATTAAATAGAATTGCAAGATTTGAAGTTGATCCTCATGACAATAGAACTGCTGAAGATTTTTATGAATTAGTTGGTGATGATAATGGAATCTTTGGTTGTATGTCATTAATGGCATGTGAAGATCATTGTCCAAAACATTTACCATTACAAAATAAAATTGCATATTTACGAAGAAGATTAGTAGCATTAAGATAA
- a CDS encoding fumarate reductase flavoprotein subunit yields the protein MKINYCDALVIGGGLAGLRAAVAAQKKGLNTVVLSLVPVKRSHSAAAQGGMQASLGNSKMSDGDNEDLHFADTVKGSDWGCDQEVARMFVNTAPKAIRELAGWGVPWTRVREGAREAVINAKKTTITEDADRHGLITSRDFGGTKKWRTCYTADATGHTMLFGVANEALKHEVDIRDRKEAVSIIHEDGRCYGAIVRDLISGELEAYVAKGTCIATGGYGRVFKQTTNAVICEGIGAAIALETGIATLGNMEAVQFHPTPIVPSGILLTEGCRGDGGILRDVDGHRFMPDYEPEKKELASRDVVSRRMIEHIRNGKGVPSPYGDHIWLDISILGREHIEKNLRDVQEICQIFNGIDPADEGPKGWAPVLPMQHYSMGGIRTKPTGESQTLKGLFACGEAACWDMHGFNRLGGNSVSETVVAGMIIGNYFADFCLENDVTIGTKTVQKFLDEEDAYLNEILSYNGNEDIFRIKNRMQNLMDQKVGIFRDGPHLEEAVNELKELLVKTKQITVKSKERVGNPELEEAYRVPKMLKIALCVAKGARDRTESRGAHYREDYLKRDDANWLNRTLTSWPDKNAIEPEITYEPLDIMKMEMPPAFRGYGAKGMIIENDLSAKRQAQVDEITEKMQAEGKDRHELQHALMPFELPMNYKEKNERVGDK from the coding sequence ATGAAAATTAATTATTGTGATGCATTAGTTATTGGTGGTGGTTTAGCAGGTTTAAGAGCTGCAGTTGCTGCACAAAAAAAAGGCTTAAATACAGTAGTTTTATCACTTGTTCCAGTTAAAAGATCACATAGTGCTGCTGCACAAGGTGGTATGCAGGCATCTTTAGGTAACTCTAAAATGAGTGATGGGGATAATGAAGATTTACACTTTGCAGATACTGTAAAAGGTTCGGATTGGGGATGTGACCAAGAAGTTGCAAGAATGTTTGTAAATACTGCACCAAAAGCTATTAGAGAATTAGCTGGTTGGGGTGTGCCTTGGACAAGAGTTAGAGAAGGTGCAAGAGAAGCAGTTATCAATGCTAAAAAAACAACAATTACTGAAGATGCTGATAGACATGGATTAATTACATCAAGAGACTTTGGTGGAACTAAAAAATGGAGAACATGTTATACAGCTGATGCAACAGGACATACAATGTTATTTGGTGTTGCAAATGAAGCTTTAAAACATGAAGTTGATATTAGAGATAGAAAAGAAGCTGTATCAATTATACATGAAGATGGAAGATGTTATGGTGCTATTGTAAGAGATTTGATTTCTGGAGAATTAGAAGCTTATGTTGCTAAAGGAACATGTATCGCAACAGGTGGATATGGAAGAGTATTTAAACAAACAACTAATGCAGTTATTTGTGAAGGTATTGGTGCTGCTATTGCACTTGAAACAGGAATTGCAACTCTAGGAAATATGGAAGCTGTTCAATTTCACCCAACTCCAATTGTACCATCAGGTATTTTATTAACTGAAGGGTGTAGAGGTGATGGTGGAATTTTAAGAGATGTAGATGGACATAGATTTATGCCAGATTACGAACCTGAGAAAAAAGAACTTGCATCAAGAGATGTTGTTTCAAGAAGAATGATTGAACATATTAGAAATGGTAAAGGTGTACCTTCTCCATATGGTGATCATATTTGGTTAGATATCTCTATTCTTGGTCGTGAACACATTGAGAAAAACTTAAGAGATGTGCAAGAAATTTGTCAAATCTTTAATGGTATTGATCCAGCTGATGAAGGTCCAAAAGGTTGGGCTCCAGTTTTACCTATGCAACATTACTCAATGGGTGGAATTAGAACAAAACCAACTGGTGAATCACAAACATTAAAAGGTCTATTTGCTTGTGGTGAAGCTGCTTGTTGGGATATGCATGGATTCAATAGACTTGGAGGAAATTCTGTTTCTGAAACAGTTGTTGCTGGTATGATTATTGGTAATTATTTTGCTGATTTCTGTTTAGAAAATGATGTAACAATTGGTACTAAAACAGTTCAAAAATTCCTTGATGAAGAAGATGCATATTTAAATGAGATTTTATCTTACAATGGAAATGAAGATATATTTAGAATCAAAAATAGAATGCAAAATCTAATGGATCAAAAAGTAGGTATCTTTAGAGATGGACCTCACTTAGAAGAAGCTGTTAATGAATTAAAAGAATTATTAGTTAAAACTAAACAAATTACTGTTAAATCAAAAGAAAGAGTTGGAAATCCAGAACTTGAAGAAGCTTATAGAGTTCCAAAAATGTTAAAAATTGCATTATGTGTTGCTAAAGGCGCTAGAGATAGAACTGAATCAAGAGGGGCACATTATAGAGAAGATTATTTAAAAAGAGATGATGCGAACTGGTTAAATAGAACATTAACTTCTTGGCCAGATAAAAATGCAATCGAACCAGAAATCACTTATGAGCCATTAGACATTATGAAGATGGAAATGCCTCCAGCATTTAGAGGTTATGGTGCTAAAGGGATGATTATTGAAAATGATTTATCTGCAAAAAGACAAGCCCAAGTTGATGAAATAACTGAAAAAATGCAAGCAGAAGGTAAAGATAGACATGAGCTACAACATGCACTTATGCCATTTGAATTACCAATGAATTATAAAGAAAAAAATGAAAGAGTAGGAGATAAATAA
- a CDS encoding S24 family peptidase translates to MINLEYTDIFDGNKIKKIQFSKHFIKSPYKEKSLFAILVDGKSMEPVINHKAVIIADLSNKKLEDSSIYLVYYENKMWVKKYDILNKIFISINPDFSHLVYKEEDIHLVAKVILTFSTF, encoded by the coding sequence ATGATTAATTTAGAATATACAGATATTTTTGATGGTAATAAAATAAAAAAAATACAATTTTCTAAACACTTTATAAAAAGTCCATATAAAGAGAAGTCACTCTTTGCCATTTTAGTTGATGGTAAATCAATGGAGCCAGTTATAAATCACAAGGCAGTAATAATTGCAGACTTATCAAATAAAAAACTTGAAGATTCAAGTATTTATTTAGTCTATTATGAAAATAAGATGTGGGTTAAAAAATATGATATATTAAATAAAATTTTTATCTCTATCAATCCTGATTTCTCTCATTTAGTTTACAAAGAAGAAGATATTCATTTAGTAGCCAAAGTAATACTCACTTTTAGCACATTTTAA
- a CDS encoding NAD(P)/FAD-dependent oxidoreductase produces the protein MKKVIIIGASYAGLYAAKELSKNKNIEILLFDKNDYHYMQVEAYGFVATKYDTSEVTISINNFVQKLNSNITFYKKEIHSFDSKTNTITTIEKKTFNYDYLIIATGSLTNFPIQVPNIQKYSTGIKTLQRATQVNKMYLDILEKINMSSSDIEEYNIVIGGAGLSGVEIAAEMSTVFKNKNISKINISIVDGMNTVLPNMNERLVSECQKRLKELGIQIYLGSFIKDVDEKNIYLANDTQIKYDYFIFTGGIKAITIDSQKDYEVNKLNQYITDDYLHLKGEDNIFVVGDVAEVTYNNKYFAPTAQLAISAGHYVASYIQKEINNSQYNIMDTFKPKLKGTLISLGGNYAIGLLFNKYFAKGFFIHMLKHFVTKLHRNALS, from the coding sequence ATGAAAAAAGTAATTATTATTGGGGCAAGCTACGCGGGTTTATATGCGGCAAAAGAACTTTCAAAGAACAAAAATATTGAGATTTTACTCTTTGATAAAAATGACTATCATTACATGCAAGTGGAAGCTTATGGCTTTGTTGCTACAAAATATGATACTTCAGAGGTAACAATAAGTATAAATAATTTTGTACAAAAGCTAAATTCTAATATCACATTTTACAAAAAAGAAATTCATTCTTTTGATTCAAAAACTAATACTATCACTACAATAGAAAAAAAGACTTTTAATTATGATTATTTAATTATAGCTACAGGTTCTCTCACTAATTTTCCAATTCAAGTTCCAAATATACAAAAATATTCTACAGGAATAAAAACTCTCCAAAGAGCAACTCAAGTAAATAAAATGTATCTAGATATCCTAGAAAAAATAAATATGAGTTCTTCTGATATAGAGGAATATAATATTGTTATTGGTGGAGCTGGACTTTCAGGTGTTGAGATTGCAGCAGAAATGTCAACAGTATTTAAAAATAAGAATATTTCTAAAATAAATATCTCTATTGTTGATGGGATGAATACAGTCCTACCAAATATGAATGAAAGATTAGTTTCAGAATGCCAAAAAAGACTAAAAGAACTAGGTATACAAATATATTTAGGATCTTTTATAAAAGATGTGGATGAAAAAAATATATATTTAGCAAATGATACCCAAATAAAATATGACTATTTCATATTTACAGGTGGAATAAAAGCAATAACAATTGATTCACAAAAAGATTACGAAGTAAATAAACTTAATCAATATATTACGGATGACTACTTACATCTAAAAGGTGAAGATAATATATTTGTAGTTGGAGATGTAGCAGAAGTTACTTATAATAATAAATATTTTGCCCCTACTGCACAATTAGCCATCAGTGCAGGTCATTATGTTGCTTCATATATTCAAAAAGAAATTAATAATTCTCAATACAATATCATGGATACTTTCAAGCCAAAACTAAAAGGTACACTCATATCTCTAGGTGGTAATTATGCCATTGGATTACTATTTAATAAGTACTTTGCAAAAGGATTCTTCATCCATATGTTAAAGCATTTTGTTACAAAACTTCATAGAAATGCACTTTCATAA